Proteins from one Leptospira perdikensis genomic window:
- a CDS encoding rhodanese-like domain-containing protein: MKQFVLILLVLVTIPLVSESSKKKKLKSKSVPIENKLINYGEFKRIVNRSEGERETHRLTEDQFLKLMSEEGVVLLDARSENRFHLLHIKGAKNLPFTEFTKESLSEAIPEKKTKILIYCNNNFEGNQEAFAAKSPAASLNLSTYNSLKAYGYESIYELGPLLDVKKTVLPLVSDPPEKQETP, encoded by the coding sequence ATGAAACAGTTCGTTTTGATTTTACTGGTACTCGTCACAATCCCACTTGTTTCTGAATCTTCTAAAAAGAAGAAACTAAAATCCAAATCGGTTCCGATTGAAAACAAACTGATCAATTATGGTGAGTTCAAACGGATAGTAAACCGTTCCGAAGGTGAGAGAGAAACTCATCGCCTAACAGAAGATCAGTTTTTGAAATTGATGTCGGAGGAAGGTGTCGTTTTACTTGATGCACGGAGTGAAAATCGATTTCATCTTTTGCATATCAAAGGGGCGAAGAACCTTCCGTTTACTGAATTCACAAAAGAGTCTTTATCTGAAGCCATTCCTGAAAAAAAAACAAAAATCCTCATTTATTGTAACAACAACTTTGAAGGGAACCAAGAAGCGTTTGCAGCAAAAAGTCCTGCAGCTTCGTTGAATCTTTCTACCTACAACTCGTTAAAAGCATATGGATACGAATCGATTTATGAACTTGGGCCACTACTTGATGTAAAAAAAACTGTGCTTCCACTTGTGAGTGATCCACCGGAAAAACAAGAAACTCCTTAA
- a CDS encoding adenylate/guanylate cyclase domain-containing protein — protein MKWIYLFLGDPKKHSLEHRLFNTVSLVNGLLNLIGVFGVLYLENYLILVILNVGSGLLMLVMYYLSRVKSIYFSLYWPFNLTILFYLSSMWFFNGGSLGGNHYYLIPALVIALILIRNHNVFVVYSIYIFFAASLYIIEFYHRDWVSSYETDLDRYLDAGGNYLFVQILTGILIFILSRNLNVERKKSESLLLNILPEPIAEELKKEARVIPKRYESASVLFCDMAGFTKIAEKMNAEELVGELDTIFREFDRLCKSYHLEKIKTIGDAYMAVGGIPTENQTNAVDSVLCGISFQSYMAEQKEIHALRGREFWEIRLGIHVGPLVAGVVGIDKFAYDVWGDTVNTASRLESSGVTGEVNVSAQVYEEIKSYFECEPRGFVSIKNKADIEMYLVKGFLPEYADVLNPKQPNSLFKRLYESGALFASSEEVE, from the coding sequence ATGAAATGGATATACCTTTTTCTCGGAGATCCTAAAAAACACTCTCTAGAACACCGGTTATTTAATACGGTTTCGCTTGTTAACGGCCTTCTCAATTTGATCGGGGTGTTTGGGGTTTTGTATTTAGAAAACTATTTAATCCTCGTTATTCTCAACGTTGGTTCTGGTCTATTAATGCTTGTTATGTATTACTTAAGTCGAGTGAAGAGTATTTATTTTTCATTGTATTGGCCTTTTAATTTAACTATACTTTTTTATTTATCTTCAATGTGGTTTTTTAATGGTGGTTCCCTTGGAGGAAACCATTATTATTTGATTCCTGCCCTTGTTATCGCCCTCATTCTCATTAGAAACCACAATGTATTTGTAGTTTATTCTATTTATATTTTTTTCGCGGCTTCTTTATATATAATCGAATTTTATCATAGAGATTGGGTATCTTCCTATGAAACAGATTTGGATCGTTATTTGGATGCAGGAGGGAATTATCTTTTCGTTCAGATCCTAACAGGAATTTTGATTTTTATTTTGAGTCGAAATTTGAATGTAGAAAGGAAAAAGTCAGAATCTTTGCTTTTGAATATTTTGCCTGAGCCCATTGCTGAGGAATTAAAAAAGGAAGCGCGAGTCATTCCTAAACGATATGAGTCTGCATCAGTTCTTTTTTGTGATATGGCTGGGTTCACAAAAATTGCAGAGAAGATGAATGCTGAAGAACTTGTCGGAGAATTGGATACTATTTTTCGTGAGTTTGACCGTTTGTGTAAAAGTTATCATTTAGAAAAAATAAAAACAATTGGAGATGCTTATATGGCTGTTGGTGGTATTCCCACCGAAAATCAAACCAATGCCGTTGATTCTGTGTTATGTGGTATTTCTTTTCAGTCTTATATGGCCGAACAGAAAGAAATTCATGCCTTACGTGGTAGGGAATTTTGGGAGATTCGGTTGGGAATTCACGTAGGTCCCTTGGTTGCAGGAGTTGTTGGTATTGATAAATTTGCTTACGATGTTTGGGGTGATACTGTCAATACGGCAAGTCGTCTAGAAAGTTCTGGGGTCACAGGAGAAGTGAATGTATCTGCTCAGGTGTACGAAGAAATAAAGTCTTACTTTGAATGTGAACCTAGGGGATTTGTTTCAATTAAGAATAAAGCCGATATTGAAATGTATTTGGTTAAAGGTTTTTTACCCGAATATGCTGATGTTTTAAATCCCAAACAGCCCAATTCTCTTTTTAAGCGACTTTATGAATCAGGAGCTTTGTTTGCAAGTAGTGAAGAGGTCGAATGA
- a CDS encoding flagellin, whose amino-acid sequence MIINHNMSAIQSHRALKFTQWDVDKTMRNLSTGQRINLAGDDASGLAVSEKLRTQIRGLRQAERNTEDGLSFIQTAEGFLDQSAEIIQRIRTLAIQTSNGIYTPEDRQLVQVEVSALVDEIDRIASQAEFNKMKLFEGDFARKSTKASMWFHMGANAKQRERFYIGTMTSKALKMSEGANKIALSTPGKADEAIAKADFALNKIMKQRADMGAYQNRLESTAKGLMGAYENMQASESRIRDADMAEEMVALTTKQILVQSGTAMLAQASLRSNSVLRLLNNA is encoded by the coding sequence ATGATTATCAATCACAACATGAGTGCGATTCAATCACATCGTGCTCTCAAGTTTACACAATGGGATGTAGATAAGACCATGAGGAACCTCTCCACTGGGCAAAGGATTAACCTTGCCGGTGATGATGCTTCTGGTCTTGCTGTTTCGGAAAAACTACGAACACAAATTCGTGGTTTACGTCAGGCCGAAAGGAATACGGAAGATGGACTTAGTTTCATCCAGACTGCAGAGGGTTTCCTCGACCAGTCGGCTGAAATCATCCAACGAATCCGGACCTTAGCGATCCAGACTTCGAACGGAATCTACACACCGGAGGACAGGCAGCTCGTGCAGGTAGAAGTATCTGCGCTGGTGGATGAGATCGATCGAATTGCTTCACAAGCAGAGTTCAATAAAATGAAACTGTTTGAAGGAGACTTCGCTCGAAAGTCAACGAAGGCGTCGATGTGGTTTCACATGGGAGCAAACGCAAAGCAAAGAGAGCGTTTCTACATTGGAACTATGACTTCGAAAGCTCTTAAGATGTCAGAAGGTGCGAATAAAATTGCGCTCTCTACACCTGGAAAAGCAGACGAAGCGATTGCTAAAGCGGACTTCGCCTTGAACAAGATCATGAAGCAGAGAGCAGATATGGGAGCTTATCAAAATAGGCTCGAAAGTACTGCAAAAGGCCTCATGGGTGCATACGAAAATATGCAAGCATCCGAATCAAGGATTAGGGACGCAGATATGGCAGAAGAAATGGTAGCGCTAACGACGAAACAAATTCTCGTGCAAAGCGGTACGGCAATGCTCGCGCAAGCCAGTCTTCGGTCAAATTCTGTATTACGACTTTTGAATAACGCTTAA
- a CDS encoding tetratricopeptide repeat protein: MDSKEIIKIREQAELARKEGRNEKAMSLMKEYLSLVHPSFTHYCWFFIAEILLEKNKITEALEHCDEALRIMKDFIPGLELRIKIHKSMGNFPEAKKDQTTIDDIQAREKKKWDDPNHYYHYK; the protein is encoded by the coding sequence ATGGATTCAAAAGAAATCATCAAAATTCGAGAACAAGCGGAACTAGCAAGAAAAGAAGGCCGAAACGAAAAAGCTATGTCACTGATGAAAGAGTATCTAAGTTTGGTCCACCCATCTTTTACTCATTACTGCTGGTTTTTTATAGCAGAAATCCTATTGGAAAAAAATAAAATAACAGAAGCGTTAGAGCACTGTGATGAAGCCTTACGGATCATGAAAGATTTTATCCCTGGATTAGAACTTAGAATCAAAATTCACAAATCAATGGGAAATTTCCCAGAAGCAAAAAAAGACCAAACCACAATCGATGATATCCAAGCCAGAGAGAAGAAAAAGTGGGATGACCCCAACCATTACTACCACTATAAGTAG
- a CDS encoding DoxX family protein produces the protein MKLPEMERILFHGARLVAVIIIGQTLYFKFSGSEESKFIFSVMGMEPWGRYGLAVLETFCVLFLLVPRLVWLGALMGFNLMLGAVLSHFVFLGIVVQNDGGLLFVLALVVFSLSTYLLYRERKTIPYLKNYFD, from the coding sequence ATGAAATTACCAGAAATGGAACGTATTCTCTTTCATGGCGCTCGTTTAGTGGCAGTCATCATTATTGGACAAACATTGTATTTTAAATTTTCTGGTTCCGAAGAATCTAAGTTTATTTTTTCTGTGATGGGAATGGAACCTTGGGGCCGTTACGGACTTGCTGTTTTAGAAACTTTCTGTGTATTGTTTTTACTTGTTCCTCGTTTGGTTTGGCTTGGTGCCCTGATGGGATTTAACTTAATGTTAGGTGCTGTTTTGTCTCATTTTGTTTTTTTGGGAATTGTCGTACAGAATGATGGTGGACTTCTTTTTGTTTTAGCTCTGGTTGTATTTTCTTTATCTACTTACCTTTTGTATCGAGAAAGAAAAACAATTCCGTATCTAAAGAATTATTTTGATTAA
- a CDS encoding alpha/beta fold hydrolase, translated as MNFFLLYRIRIFVFYLLSVTFLFCKVPSQGRETIQSLVSPSEKGEIHFLSNECKNKKKVLVLIHGSPGSSLDFESYLKDEDLQNQFCILLPDRLGYGGSWNQTSVPNLILQGRAIHSALIRYLEKERFRFNEGIVVGHSYGGPVALRIAMEKNNTYSFVWKSILLSAPIDPDLEELHWYNQIANLVWVQWILPDSWIHSNEEMYTLKTDLIELTKAFENSSLEILSVHGDEDQLVSVKNVYYFTKWKPSIKHRIQILKGENHFIPWTNFKEIKEIILAEGSK; from the coding sequence ATGAACTTCTTTCTTTTGTATCGAATTAGAATATTTGTTTTTTATCTTTTATCAGTAACTTTTTTATTTTGTAAAGTCCCGTCTCAAGGAAGGGAAACAATACAAAGTTTGGTTTCACCTTCGGAAAAGGGAGAGATCCATTTTTTATCCAATGAATGTAAAAATAAAAAGAAAGTTTTAGTTTTGATACATGGTTCCCCTGGTTCGTCTTTAGATTTCGAATCCTACTTAAAGGACGAAGATTTACAAAACCAATTTTGTATCCTTTTACCGGACCGTTTGGGTTATGGAGGTTCCTGGAATCAAACTTCTGTTCCTAATCTCATTCTACAGGGTAGGGCCATTCATTCTGCCCTCATCCGCTATTTAGAAAAGGAAAGGTTTCGATTCAATGAGGGGATAGTTGTTGGTCATTCTTATGGCGGGCCTGTGGCGCTTCGAATTGCAATGGAAAAAAACAATACCTATTCATTTGTTTGGAAAAGTATTTTGCTTTCAGCTCCTATAGATCCCGATTTAGAAGAGTTACATTGGTACAATCAAATTGCAAATTTGGTTTGGGTACAGTGGATTCTTCCTGATTCTTGGATTCACAGCAATGAAGAGATGTATACATTAAAAACTGATTTAATCGAATTAACCAAGGCATTCGAAAACTCTTCCTTAGAAATTCTTTCCGTACATGGGGATGAGGACCAGTTGGTTTCAGTAAAGAACGTTTATTACTTTACGAAATGGAAACCATCCATTAAACATAGGATTCAAATTCTAAAGGGAGAAAATCATTTTATTCCCTGGACTAATTTTAAAGAAATCAAAGAGATCATTTTAGCGGAGGGTTCTAAATGA
- a CDS encoding peptidylprolyl isomerase yields the protein MSTLRAIIKTNKGDIRIDLFPDKTPNTVANFINLAQRNFYNGLKFHRVIADFMVQGGCPQGTGTGGPGYKFRDEFDSSLKHNKPGILSMANAGPGTNGSQFFITHVPTPWLDGKHSVFGAVVDATDQEVVNKINQGDVMESVTIEGDVSSVFSIAKPFLDEWNQILDSKK from the coding sequence ATGAGCACATTGAGAGCAATTATCAAAACAAACAAAGGCGACATTCGTATCGACCTGTTTCCAGACAAAACACCAAATACTGTAGCCAACTTCATCAACTTAGCCCAAAGGAATTTTTACAATGGACTAAAATTCCACCGTGTCATTGCGGACTTTATGGTGCAAGGTGGTTGCCCACAAGGAACAGGAACGGGTGGACCCGGTTATAAATTCAGAGATGAGTTTGATTCTAGTTTGAAACACAACAAACCAGGAATCCTATCGATGGCGAATGCCGGCCCTGGAACCAATGGAAGTCAATTTTTTATTACCCACGTACCTACACCATGGCTTGATGGAAAACATTCTGTATTCGGTGCGGTTGTTGATGCCACAGACCAAGAAGTAGTCAATAAAATCAATCAAGGGGATGTGATGGAATCGGTCACTATCGAAGGGGACGTAAGTTCTGTTTTTTCCATAGCAAAACCATTTTTGGATGAGTGGAACCAAATCCTAGATTCCAAAAAATAA
- a CDS encoding VTT domain-containing protein, whose amino-acid sequence MTLIVNLFQISLVTALSLFFSTFVSEDLTCIAAGIVAKNGNLSLLSAIFTTGLGIFVGDCLLYFFGFIVRRGFLKWEFLRKVQIKLESLEIIDEWKLHFRKSIFASRFLPGTRLPLYLSSGFLGLPFFAFFYTSLIAVTLWTTGFVSLVYLYGNLVTLYWNPKNSLLFSLAIAFSFYILYFMMRITFYPKEREKTSFFVAKFKQLEFWPASLFYLPLVPYLIYLALRYRGVRYITTVNPGILASGIAGESKSEILNLIPKEVVAKYQFISPKEKNPKSKIQNWIQTENLRFPLIAKPDKGERGFLVKKIHSLEDCLTLIQTYPLDWIFQEYVEGPFEVGIFYYRHPKDKQGKIFSITDKIFPELIGDGHRDIKSLISNHQRFKFQKNTHFKHNKHQLDRVLSAGETISIGSIGNHIQGCMFLDGSRWKTKEIEIKLISIADTIPGFYFGRFDIRFSDPNKFNSGYGFKIIELNGATSESTNLYDPNFSVLQSYSILFRQWKLLFQIGYENYQAGIPLFPFTDLYHLVKNHNQYRDIYSDRETIT is encoded by the coding sequence TTGACTCTGATTGTAAATTTATTTCAAATTTCTTTAGTGACGGCCCTTTCCCTTTTTTTTTCAACATTTGTTTCAGAAGACCTTACTTGTATTGCCGCTGGAATCGTTGCAAAAAACGGCAATTTATCCTTACTTTCAGCGATTTTCACCACAGGTCTTGGGATTTTTGTTGGAGATTGTTTACTCTACTTCTTTGGATTCATAGTTAGGCGAGGATTCTTAAAATGGGAATTTCTGAGGAAAGTCCAGATAAAATTGGAGTCCTTAGAAATTATTGATGAGTGGAAACTCCATTTCAGGAAGTCGATTTTTGCCTCTAGATTTTTACCGGGGACAAGGCTTCCTCTTTATCTCAGTAGTGGGTTTTTGGGACTCCCCTTCTTTGCTTTTTTTTATACTAGTTTGATTGCTGTGACTCTTTGGACAACGGGTTTTGTCTCATTGGTTTATCTTTATGGCAATTTAGTCACCTTGTATTGGAACCCAAAAAATTCTCTTCTATTTAGTCTGGCGATTGCTTTCAGTTTCTACATACTCTATTTCATGATGCGGATTACTTTCTATCCGAAAGAGAGAGAAAAAACATCCTTCTTTGTTGCAAAGTTCAAACAATTGGAATTTTGGCCTGCTTCCCTTTTTTACCTTCCTCTTGTTCCCTACTTAATTTATTTAGCATTACGTTATAGAGGAGTTCGTTATATCACAACAGTCAATCCAGGAATCCTTGCCTCAGGAATTGCAGGAGAATCCAAATCAGAAATCCTAAATCTAATTCCAAAAGAAGTAGTCGCAAAATACCAATTTATATCCCCGAAAGAAAAAAATCCCAAAAGTAAAATTCAAAATTGGATACAAACTGAGAATCTAAGATTTCCTTTGATCGCCAAACCAGACAAAGGAGAAAGAGGGTTTTTAGTGAAAAAAATTCATTCCCTAGAGGATTGCCTCACTTTGATCCAGACTTATCCCTTGGATTGGATCTTTCAAGAATACGTAGAAGGACCTTTTGAAGTAGGTATCTTCTATTACCGCCACCCGAAAGATAAACAAGGAAAGATCTTTTCCATAACAGATAAAATTTTTCCAGAGCTCATTGGGGACGGTCACAGAGACATCAAATCTCTTATTTCCAACCACCAAAGATTTAAGTTTCAAAAAAATACACATTTTAAACACAACAAACATCAGTTAGATAGAGTATTATCTGCCGGTGAAACGATTTCCATTGGTTCTATCGGGAATCATATACAAGGATGTATGTTCTTAGATGGAAGTCGGTGGAAAACAAAAGAAATCGAAATCAAATTGATCTCAATCGCTGATACGATCCCCGGTTTTTATTTCGGAAGGTTTGACATTCGATTTTCAGATCCAAACAAGTTCAATTCAGGTTATGGTTTTAAAATCATTGAATTGAATGGCGCCACCAGTGAATCCACAAACCTTTACGATCCTAATTTTTCGGTTTTACAAAGTTATTCTATTTTGTTTCGGCAGTGGAAGCTGTTATTCCAGATAGGTTACGAAAACTACCAGGCAGGTATTCCGTTATTTCCCTTTACTGACCTTTACCATTTGGTTAAAAATCATAACCAATATCGAGATATTTACTCCGACCGAGAAACAATCACTTAA
- a CDS encoding monovalent cation:proton antiporter-2 (CPA2) family protein, whose translation MGESSFFIQALIYLTSAIIMVPIATRFGLGSVLGYLIAGIVIGPFVFGFVGTEGKDMLHFAEFGVVMMLFAIGLELELDLLWRLKFWLLGLGGLQLLLTTIITAAFCFGFGFQWKPSLALGLILSLSSTAIVLQTLKEKGLMKSISGQASFSVLLFQDMAVIPILAIFPMLSDSDLTETSQHHSLIEHFPGYVKTLVVLFVVIGIILVGKYALSPLFRLLAKSGNREIFTGASLLLVIAISVLMGAVGVSAALGTFLGGVVLASSEFRHELESNIEPFKGLLLGLFFLSVGASMDLPVVMQSPSKVLGIVLGIIFIKALILFLLGLVFRLPLDQNIYFSLALCQVGEFSFVLFGYSEGLGILDQETIIILVASVAVSMALTPVLLLLYEKTIFGLLESKIPKKQTAQDIHKQENPVIICGFGRFGNMLGRFLRSNGIGITILDFDADRVEMLGRFGFKVYFGDATRLELLESAGLEHAKILVAALDNPEKQTELIRNVSQHYPNIKIVARAGDREGAYDLKELGLKYIYRETRETAVLMGRDVLKLLGTRSHTAEKARNLFLQHDDDTFHELFELRRDRVQYMSLAKQRNAELERLMFVDLGKEEELERDPWSEMER comes from the coding sequence ATGGGTGAATCTAGTTTTTTTATTCAGGCTTTGATTTATCTTACAAGTGCTATCATCATGGTGCCAATTGCCACGAGGTTCGGACTTGGTTCTGTTTTGGGATATCTGATTGCAGGAATTGTCATCGGTCCTTTTGTTTTTGGTTTTGTCGGAACGGAAGGCAAGGACATGTTACACTTTGCTGAGTTTGGTGTCGTGATGATGCTTTTTGCCATCGGCTTAGAACTAGAATTGGATTTACTCTGGCGTCTTAAGTTTTGGTTACTTGGCCTTGGTGGGTTACAACTTCTCCTCACGACCATCATCACTGCTGCTTTTTGTTTTGGATTTGGTTTTCAATGGAAACCTTCGCTTGCATTAGGCCTTATTTTGTCTCTCTCTTCCACAGCCATAGTTTTACAAACTTTAAAAGAGAAGGGACTTATGAAATCGATTTCTGGCCAAGCTTCTTTTTCAGTCCTTCTATTTCAAGATATGGCCGTGATTCCTATTCTTGCCATCTTTCCAATGTTAAGTGATTCTGATTTAACTGAAACTTCACAACATCATTCACTGATCGAACATTTCCCTGGTTACGTAAAAACATTAGTTGTATTGTTCGTTGTAATTGGAATCATCCTTGTGGGTAAATATGCTCTCAGTCCACTTTTTCGGTTGCTAGCCAAGTCAGGAAACCGTGAAATTTTTACAGGTGCTAGTTTGTTACTAGTCATTGCTATCTCTGTTCTCATGGGAGCTGTGGGAGTATCTGCGGCTCTTGGTACTTTTCTTGGTGGTGTCGTACTTGCGAGTAGTGAGTTTCGGCATGAGTTAGAAAGTAATATTGAACCTTTTAAAGGATTACTACTCGGATTGTTTTTTTTAAGTGTAGGTGCTTCCATGGACCTTCCTGTGGTGATGCAAAGTCCTTCCAAGGTTTTAGGAATTGTTTTAGGTATCATCTTCATCAAAGCTTTGATTTTATTTTTGCTCGGACTTGTTTTTCGTCTTCCCCTAGACCAAAACATTTATTTTTCTTTGGCATTATGCCAAGTCGGAGAGTTCTCTTTTGTTCTCTTTGGATATTCGGAAGGGCTCGGAATTTTGGATCAGGAAACCATCATTATCCTTGTGGCTTCTGTCGCAGTGAGTATGGCGCTCACTCCCGTACTTCTTTTGTTATATGAAAAAACCATTTTTGGATTATTAGAATCCAAAATTCCTAAAAAACAAACGGCACAGGACATTCATAAACAGGAAAACCCGGTGATCATTTGTGGATTCGGTCGATTTGGAAACATGCTTGGCCGGTTTCTTCGTTCCAATGGAATTGGAATTACTATTTTAGATTTTGATGCAGATCGTGTGGAGATGCTTGGCCGGTTTGGGTTTAAGGTCTATTTTGGTGATGCGACAAGACTCGAGTTATTAGAATCGGCTGGTTTGGAACATGCAAAAATCCTTGTGGCCGCACTCGACAATCCAGAAAAACAAACAGAACTCATCCGAAATGTAAGCCAACACTATCCCAATATTAAAATTGTAGCAAGGGCTGGAGATAGAGAAGGAGCGTATGATCTAAAAGAATTGGGTCTTAAATACATATACAGGGAAACTAGGGAAACGGCTGTCCTTATGGGAAGAGATGTATTGAAACTTTTAGGAACAAGATCTCACACAGCAGAAAAAGCAAGGAATCTATTTTTACAACATGATGATGATACTTTCCACGAACTTTTTGAACTTCGCAGAGACCGGGTCCAGTATATGAGTCTTGCTAAACAAAGAAATGCGGAACTAGAAAGATTGATGTTTGTGGATTTAGGTAAGGAAGAAGAATTGGAAAGGGATCCCTGGAGCGAGATGGAAAGATAA
- a CDS encoding NAD(P)H-dependent oxidoreductase, with the protein MPKILILLVHPTLEKSKANQMLLDSIPNSDAITLHDLYEEYPNFSINVKAEQNLVSNHDIILFQHPLYWYSCPPLMKLWMDMVLEDGWAYGADGNHLMGKKWIQVITTGGSKDAYSKGGFHGYSTDEFLLPFRRTAELCGMDYLAPFLVQGTFQLNELDLQKESNRYLKFMNNLLGGIYG; encoded by the coding sequence ATGCCTAAAATTTTGATTTTGCTTGTTCATCCCACATTGGAAAAATCTAAAGCCAATCAAATGCTTTTGGATTCAATCCCTAATTCCGATGCAATCACATTACATGATCTATATGAAGAGTATCCCAACTTTTCGATCAATGTAAAAGCAGAACAAAATTTGGTTTCGAATCATGATATTATTTTATTCCAACATCCTTTGTATTGGTATAGTTGTCCTCCACTTATGAAGTTGTGGATGGATATGGTTTTAGAAGATGGATGGGCTTATGGTGCGGATGGGAATCATCTTATGGGAAAAAAATGGATTCAGGTCATTACCACTGGTGGTTCAAAGGATGCTTATTCAAAAGGTGGATTTCACGGTTATTCGACAGATGAGTTTCTGTTACCGTTTCGTAGGACAGCTGAATTATGTGGAATGGACTATTTGGCACCATTTCTTGTTCAGGGGACGTTTCAATTGAATGAATTGGATCTGCAAAAAGAATCCAATCGATATTTAAAATTTATGAATAACTTGTTAGGTGGTATTTATGGGTGA
- a CDS encoding ATP-binding protein has protein sequence MIQGQLLSDIIEAVSNTYGNEFLNRLMLKLADIIHADYTFIAIFDKEKYESQTISLVAKGVIAENMAYSLKDTPCADVYDESICYFPSGVQKKFPLDQLLIEMKIEGYIGSPLFNSRKEVMGLIVGLYETEIQNKDDILTLFQIFSGRIAAELERSEYELRLEQYNHELESLVEERTSELKQTLVELQARQNQLIESEKMASLGMLSAGIAHEINNPLNFILGGYFGVRDLLEGSPLESEKTQLYLEAIKEGVERTSKIVKGLNQFTRSGDSFDERFDLHEILDNCLVMLTHSLRDRILVVKDLFPEPLVVKGNSGKIHQVFLNILTNAIQAMEGDSGILGLRSFRDSRFATIEISDTGGGIPEEYQNQIRNPFFTTKEPGKGVGLGLPIAYKITKDHEGSIEMESVWGKGSLFRIKLPIQV, from the coding sequence ATGATCCAAGGACAACTTCTATCAGATATCATTGAGGCCGTTTCCAATACTTACGGAAATGAGTTCCTCAATCGACTTATGCTTAAGTTAGCCGACATCATTCATGCCGACTATACTTTCATAGCCATCTTTGATAAAGAAAAATATGAATCACAGACAATCTCTCTTGTCGCAAAGGGAGTGATTGCCGAAAACATGGCTTATTCCTTAAAAGATACACCTTGTGCTGATGTTTATGATGAAAGTATTTGTTACTTTCCCTCTGGAGTACAAAAGAAATTTCCTTTAGACCAACTCTTGATCGAAATGAAAATCGAGGGGTACATTGGCTCTCCGTTATTCAACTCCCGTAAAGAAGTTATGGGTTTGATTGTCGGTCTATATGAAACAGAAATCCAAAACAAAGACGATATTCTTACCTTATTCCAAATATTTTCCGGAAGGATTGCTGCGGAATTAGAACGTTCTGAATACGAATTACGTTTAGAACAATACAACCATGAGTTGGAATCTCTTGTAGAAGAACGAACAAGTGAGCTAAAACAAACATTAGTTGAACTACAAGCACGCCAGAATCAACTCATTGAATCAGAAAAGATGGCAAGTCTTGGTATGTTATCTGCTGGGATTGCCCACGAAATCAACAATCCTCTCAATTTCATTCTGGGTGGATATTTTGGAGTTCGTGATCTTTTAGAAGGGTCACCGTTAGAATCGGAAAAAACCCAATTGTATTTGGAGGCCATAAAGGAAGGTGTGGAACGTACTTCCAAGATTGTAAAAGGTTTGAACCAGTTTACTCGAAGTGGTGATTCCTTTGATGAACGTTTTGACCTACATGAAATTTTGGATAATTGTCTTGTGATGCTCACCCATTCCCTCAGAGACCGAATTTTAGTGGTGAAAGATTTATTTCCAGAACCCCTCGTCGTAAAAGGAAATTCTGGAAAGATCCACCAAGTATTTTTAAACATTCTCACTAATGCCATCCAAGCTATGGAGGGGGATTCCGGTATTTTGGGGCTTCGGAGTTTTCGGGATTCTCGATTTGCCACTATTGAAATTTCGGATACGGGTGGTGGGATCCCAGAGGAATACCAGAATCAAATTCGAAATCCGTTTTTTACCACGAAAGAGCCGGGGAAAGGGGTGGGCCTTGGTTTGCCCATTGCTTATAAAATTACAAAAGACCATGAAGGTTCGATTGAAATGGAATCGGTCTGGGGAA